A region from the Lolium perenne isolate Kyuss_39 chromosome 4, Kyuss_2.0, whole genome shotgun sequence genome encodes:
- the LOC127294486 gene encoding epoxide hydrolase 3 — protein MEDVLIRHRTLETGPEMGSKGTVLFLHGFPELWYSWRHQIEHLAARGYHCVAPDLRGYGGTTAPPDVGSYTAFHIVGDVVALLNTLELPKVFLVGHDWGALIAWYVCLFRPDRVTALVNTSLAFMRSIMARTGPGFVMPIEYFTRTYGPSYYMCRFQEPGVAEARQFAPAHARRLLRQILCHCFSHGVACDEEMDDDKYPTSTLPPWLTEADVDYLGAEFERTGFAGGINYYRNMDRNCELAAAWSDAKVQVPTKYVVGDGEITYHFEGVQEYVHGGGFKKDVPLLEEVVVIPGTGHFLQMEKAQEVSDHIYEFIAKFSQ, from the exons ATGGAGGATGTGTTGATCAGGCACCGAACCTTGGAGACCGGCCCTGAGATGGGCTCCAAGGGGACAGTATTGTTCTTGCACGGCTTCCCGGAACTATGGTACTCGTGGCGTCACCAGATAGAACATCTGGCGGCGCGGGGGTACCACTGTGTTGCGCCCGACCTTCGCGGCTATGGCGGCACCACCGCCCCACCCGATGTAGGATCTTACACCGCCTTCCATATCGTCGGTGATGTTGTAGCTCTTCTCAATACCCTCGAGCTCCCAAAG GTGTTCTTGGTGGGGCACGACTGGGGCGCGCTGATCGCGTGGTACGTGTGCCTCTTCCGGCCGGACCGCGTGACGGCGCTGGTGAACACCAGCCTCGCCTTCATGCGCAGTATCATGGCGCGCACCGGCCCCGGCTTCGTGATGCCCATCGAGTACTTCACCCGAACCTACGGCCCGTCCTACTACATGTGCCGCTTCCAGGAGCCCGGCGTCGCCGAGGCGCGGCAGTTCGCGCCGGCGCACGCCAGGCGCCTCCTGCGCCAGATCCTCTGCCACTGCTTCAGCCACGGCGTGGCCTGCGACGAGGAGATGGACGACGACAAGTACCCGACATCGACGCTCCCTCCCTGGCTCACCGAGGCCGACGTCGACTACTTGGGCGCCGAGTTCGAGCGGACCGGATTCGCCGGCGGCATCAACTACTACCGCAACATGGACCGGAACTGCGAGCTGGCGGCGGCGTGGTCGGACGCCAAGGTGCAGGTGCCCACAAAGTACGTGGTCGGGGACGGCGAGATCACGTACCACTTCGAGGGGGTCCAGGAGTACGTCCACGGGGGAGGGTTCAAGAAGGACGTGCCGCTGCTCGAGGAGGTGGTGGTCATCCCCGGCACCGGCCACTTCCTCCAGATGGAGAAGGCGCAGGAGGTCAGCGACCACATCTACGAATTCATCGCCAAGTTCTCTCAATGA